The window CGATCCTGAGGCCCGCGACTTGGCCGGCCTCGTCGACCAGCAGCGTCAGGACCGCTGGATGTCCCGCCACCATGGTGCCTTCGCGGCTGGTGAGGGGATCGTAACCGAAACGAATGGCGCGCAGGGCCGCAGCGTCCGCCGGGCAGTCCTTCCAACTCGCCCAGCCATCCAGCGCAAGCTTGGGATCATCGGCGCAAGCGAAGTCGACATAGCCTTCCTTTGGAAGGTCGGCCGCGCGCATGCCGATGCGGATATCGCGCAGATCGTTGCCACGGAATTCGTCGGCACGCGCGGCCGGTGTCGCCGGCGTCACCGCCTGCGACAGCAGCAGCGCGACCGCCATCACGCCCGCAAATCGGGACAATCGAGATGATATCGTCATTGGCTTTTCTCCGGGCCGGCCGGCGCGGCCGCCTTCTGCATCTCAGACCTGTAGACGTCGCACACCCGCGAGGTGTTGCCGAAGAAGCTCGTGCACTCGGCAAAGGTCGGCTCGCCGGCCCCCTTCACGTGAGCGATCACATAATCGGCGACCGCCTCGATATCGTTGGGCCGCAGGAACGTGCCGCCTTCCGGCGGCATCTGGGCTCCGGCGTCCTGGCGGGTCATGTCGAAGCATTTCACGGTGTCATAGGCGCCGCGGACGAAAAACGGCATGCCGGTGCCGGGGCGGCCACAGCTCACCGTCTCGACGATCTGCTCCTTGGTCAGTTCGGTCTTGCGCAGCGACAGCGCATCGCCGCCATACCCGCCGCCGCCATTGCCATGCCATTTGTGGCAGCCCATGCAGTTGGCGCGCTTGAACACCGCTTTGCCGGCGTCGGTGGGATCGGCAGCAACAGCCGATTGCGCACGGGCAGCGCCTACCATCGAAATTTGCATCGACATTGGCATCGAAAAAGCCAAAACGGCACAGGCGAGCAGCGCACCGGCCACAGAGGAAACCCTGGAGATCATCATCACGTCTCGTGTTGTTGGAAAACCAGAGGGCCCGGTCGTTGCCGGGCCCTCTTTGCTGACTGGTTCTAGAGCGCGAACACGTAGAGCATCGATCCCGGCTGAATGCGCTTCAGCTCAGGTGTGGAATCGATGAACCACTTGTCCCAGGCACCGCC is drawn from Bradyrhizobium prioriisuperbiae and contains these coding sequences:
- a CDS encoding c-type cytochrome, with the translated sequence MVGAARAQSAVAADPTDAGKAVFKRANCMGCHKWHGNGGGGYGGDALSLRKTELTKEQIVETVSCGRPGTGMPFFVRGAYDTVKCFDMTRQDAGAQMPPEGGTFLRPNDIEAVADYVIAHVKGAGEPTFAECTSFFGNTSRVCDVYRSEMQKAAAPAGPEKSQ